In the genome of Candoia aspera isolate rCanAsp1 chromosome 4, rCanAsp1.hap2, whole genome shotgun sequence, the window CCCTGGTGCAAACCTCAGGTAGAAACGTGCTCCACTGAGAAATGGGGGGGCTCGGCCGGCCAGCGAGATGGGCCTGTCAGGGGCAGCCGTGTCTGGACTTAACTCACAATTTCGTTCTCCATCTTGCTGGCGTCTTGGATGAACTTGTTCATGACGCTCTGGTCGCACACGGGCCGGGCGGGGGCAGGCAGGGCTGGGTCCAGGAATCCCCACACTAACAGGAAAAGGATCAGCCCTGCACGAGTGGGAAGAAGCAAAGGCCGCGGTCAAGAGGTGGCCGGGAGATGCTGCCGGGGCACTTGCCCTGAGctggctgctgccaggcaggcACCGGCTTTGCTCGGGGCAGGACAGGCGGCCTGGCTGCTCCAGGTTGCTGACTCTCCCCTGTCTTCTGGGCGCCTGGGGCCCCTGTGTCTCTGCCCTTGCTGCTGGGGAGCCTGCCTGGCCTTCCCCCTTGGCCAGCCCGTCCCTCCACCTCGCAACCCGCCTCCCAGGGCCGTGCCTGGCTGAAGGGTTTAGCCTTAAGGAGGGACCTGGGGTCACCCTCAAACCTGGGGACTGGCTCAGCAGCTGCCAGCCAGGTCCCAGAGCTTCCTCCCAGCCTGAGCCAGATCTCCCTACATCTCCTTTCTCCCCACTTCCTCCGCTTTGTGGCTGCGACTCAGCATTTCTCACCTCCTCTGCCCCACACGCCCACTTCAGCCCTCACCTCTAAGCCTGCAGCGTTGACAGATGCCTTATCAGCCCCTTCCATTCCTTCGTGCTTTGCTAATTTGGTTTCTCTCCAGGGTGTCCAAAGTCCAGGGCGGTCTAACTTGGGAATATGCGCAAGATTTTTCCCACATCCTCAGGTTCAGGCCACCCGAGCAGCGTCCTCGGTCCCGCGCACCCAAAGGGGAGCCAAGCGAGCCTCGTTTTCTACCTGCTGTTAGAGCCACTGCGGACACCCCCTCTCTGAAAGGTGCAAGTCTGCAGCAAGCAGGTTCCCTTGAACCTGGGGTTTTTGCCCCCTTTCTCCCGTTTGCAGTATTGAGATGATGCCCCCAGCCCACCTGGCAGGGTTGGTTTTCACAGGGCTAGAATTGGAAATGTCTCCTGCCACCCTGATTGCTGAGGGGTCCCTACTCCAGcagcttcacacacacacacacccagcactCCTCTCTCCAAGATCCCTGCCCAACCGCACAAGTCTTGCGGTCCTCCCTGGTGACAAACTGTCTGGCTTTAACCGAGAGGCTAAACTCGAAACCCTGATCATCAAAATCTGGCGTTCCCATCCCAGGTCTTCTCCAGGCAGGGGATGATAGGCAACCCCCCAAAGACTGTGGACTTTGATGGGTGGGAAGGGCGCCCTTTAGCAGCTCCCTGGGCCCTGCTTGTTACCCTGCAGCCAATCTTTCTGGCAAGTGCCCAGCGCCATCGATCGCCGCGGCTGGCACCGCTGGGCTGCCCTCCCCCTTGGCAGCCTGCAGAACAACACAACTTACCAGGTATCCCCATAGCCAAAACTTCATGGTCCCAGCAACTACCGGACCCCTCCTGCTGCACAGCTCTCCATCGACGGCCACCGTTGGGGGCGGCTGGCTGGGCTGGCCCGCGGGTCCTCTCCAGCGATGgatccccctccctctccttcgCTCTCCGAGTCGCTCCCCGACCCGCTGGCTTCCCCAGCAGCAGAGGCTCAGACAGGGGCCACGATCCACGCTGCCAGGTGAGTTTTAAAGGCGCCCCCTCCCAGCCAGGCCTCTGCGCCGCGGGACGACCTTCTCCAGCACTTTGTCCCTGCTCCGGCGTCCGTCTGGGGGTCCCTACAGACCCCTGGCAGTCTGCGGCTCCTCCTCTCCCTGGCGCTCCCGGGGCGGAGGAAGGACGCGCGGTGCCGGGGGAACGGCAGCCGTCTCCTCCCCGCGGACGAGCAGAGCCGGCTGGTGGTGCCTCGCCCAGGGCAAAATGTCCCACCAAGGCTTGCTCGGGGGCACGCGACCCCTCGGCCTCCTCCTGCAGACCCCGGCCAGCGCTTCCCGAGCTGCGACACCAGGCGCACGGGGCACGGTTAATGTTTCATCCGCCTGATCTCTTTGCTCTGGGTCCCAGAGGGCCCCCCCCTCCGCCAGGCACCCTTGCTTCTCTGAAGAGAAGAATGTCACTGGACCGGCCCCGGGAGAGATGGGCGATTTCCCTCGGCCAGGCGGAAGTCAAGGGGGCTTTCTCTGCAGGTCGCTCCAGGGCTCCGGGAAGGTCCGCGCAAGACGGAGCACGTCTCCCCTGGCCCCTGGCCAGCCCCAGGTTAAGGCGTGGAGGTGGAGAAGGTCAGCGCGTTGGCGGCCGGCCACCGAGCGGTGCCAGAAACGGGGCAAGGATGGCCTGGCCGCTTCCTCCCAGGCGACGCTCtggggagaagaaggaggaatCCTCTGGCGGGGGACCCTCGCCTGCCTGCCAGAGCTGGCCCTGTGGGGCCCGGCAGTCTTGTGTCCCCCCCACGCCGCCGATCGGCTCAACCCCCGGCCCTCGAGCGGCCTGGCGACCGGGGTCCTGCCCGCCACCGCCTCCCCCTTTCTGTCCCCCCTTCTGAAAGTGGGTGGCAAAGCCCCTCCTGGATGGGCATCCGGAAACACACCCCCTGGCAGAACCCGCCCAGGGAGGATGCAGCAGAAAAGGTGGCGGGCGGATTTTGCTCCACCCGGTGAAGGGTGTTGTGTGGACGCAGCCGGTCTGTAGCCTAATCCCTAAAGGAGGCTTAATCATTAGTTTGAGAACACACCCCAGGAACAGCCCTAACCCATCCTCCCCGCCTGCAAACAAGGATCTCAGAAATCTTGGCGCAGTTCAGGGGATGATCttccctgcaaaaaaaaatcacGTGCAGCCCCAAGTCCCAAAGAGAGAGTGCTTCACCAGTGCCCCCCCTACCGCCCGCTGTCTCACTCGTCCTGCCTGGGAGCCTGCGCGTCTGGCGTGTGAGGAAGCTCCTCGTGTTTTTAGGGCCGTTCGACACCCCCCCACCTGGCCTGGACCTCCTCGCTTCCCCTGCTCTTCTCCTGCGATTGTGCTGGGGGGCTCGAGGGCTCTCCCGATGTCACCTGGCTGGTCTGGGACAGGGAATCAGAGTTCGCTTTGTGCAGTTCTACAGTCTGCAAAGCCTGTCACCTGCAGTGTTTAATTTCAAGTTGCTCAGTGTGTGTCTGTGGGGCTGTGTGTGTGCTCCTGTACTCTTCGGTGGCCTTTACGCAACACAGGGACTGAATCTGACCCTTTTCTGGGTTTGCGCAAAACATGAAACCATAGAGTAACCccactgcattcacacaatgcacCACCGAGGCCCGGAAAATCCAGCCAGCCTTTGCCTGTTGTGTGAACGCAGCTGAAGGTCTTCCTTGACCTTGTGGACTAGCCTCAGAGGCTCTGTGACAGGAGAGGGGCTGTCCCCCACAAGAGCAAAGGGCCCCCTTTGGTAGAAGGGGATAGGAAGGATGCACAGAATGGCTGGAAACAGCCATTCCAAGCCTGTGTCCCACTGGGAATGTCTGAACCGGGTGGGTCACCTTTTCCTAcgaagcccccccacccccccagtcctGGCCTTGCCTCAAGCTTTATCCATTTCAGCCGCTTCATTACGAGGGAAACTCCCCAGTCAAGCCTTTTGAGTAACCTTAATTCTGCTTTCAGTTAATGTCGTTTgtaatttcattctgttttttcaCTCAGGGGTGCCTGGAATTCCCTGTGGATTGAAAAGTGCGGCTGGGCCTGATAAGTAAAGcggggctttttttttaaatttttttgccCAATCAGGATATCCTGCGCTTCCTGTCCCATCCACTCCGTTTCTGGTAAAAGCAATTTATGTACTTGTGCTGGGTGGCTCAGCAGGGAAGGGTCCTTGGAAAAAACAGTTTTTTAAGCAGCAGCCGGAGTGCGCTTGGGGACGGGGGGGATGGGGGGGCAGCCCTCAGGAAGGCTGGGGGCTGCTCCTACAGGCGGCTCAGAGGCGGGGGGACCCGTAGCACTTTCTCTGGCCGGTCGGCTGCAGTCACGGCAGGACAGCCCTGCCCGGAGTCTGCAGATGATGCTGGCGGAGGATCTGGGGAGCCGTGCTGGGGGGGGAAGGGCGGGGGGCCCTGGGAGACCTTTTAGTgctgggaaaaaggaaaacattagtGCCAAATGTCACGCTGCGGAAGGTTAGGCTGAAATGCGGCTGTCGTACTTTGCGACCAGTGCTGGGCAAGCTCAGGCAACTGGCTTAATTCAGCAAACCACGGTCAGGTAAGCACAGGCTGGTCTGTTGCGAgagtgttctttttttcccccctttctccccTAAATGAAAACCTGCTGAGCACATCCAAGGAGTGGCAGGTCGGAGAGCGGCAAGGAAGGGCCACCTTCACTCTACCTGTCCGGCCAGGTCGTTCCTGACTTCAGCTTCGCACAATCTGAAGAGCAAGCTAGTTTTGACCTGGATTTCTTTTGGGTGGCTCGGCATGTTGCCTGCCTGGCAAGCCCCAGCCATGGAAGGAGGGGAAGGTTCAGGATATTGTGCAAaagcagaaaatgggttaattctgtCATCACGATTGGCCTCTGGAACCCACTGCCGCAAGACGTGGGGAGGGCCACCAGTTTAGAAGGCTGTACAAGGAAATGGAGTTAGGAGCAGCAATGTGTCGAAGGCTACCAGACAGCGGAGGCCATGTGGAACCTCTaggccttggcaactttaagctttgtggacttcaactcccagaattccccaggcagcacatgttggctgaggaattctgggagttgaagtccactcagcttaaagttgccaaggttgaaaaacactctcTAGGGACAGAAGTAGTCTAACTGAAGCCCCCGTGGTGCATCACAGGCGTCATCCAAACATAAAAGGGGTGAAGCTTCCTTCCATTTTGATGCAGTTGACCTCCCCTGCCCCCAGGTTTCTGAAATGAGCCGGAAAGCAGCTCAGGGAACAGACTTTGCCCACAAGGGCCTCGTCAAAGGGATGTTAACTTAAGTAATTGCACTAAGGCAGTGATGCCTGCCTGAGAGTTATCCACCTGTGCTTTACGGAcacaagagtgtgtgtgtgtgtgtgtgtgtgtgtgtgaacagtgTGCAGAGTGTGAAAAAGATGGCAACCTTTGGAAACCCGGAGAGGTCCACGACATGGCAGAGCATGTCCCTCCAGGCCCCCCCTCTCTGGGGGTGCAGATTCTGCTCCGCCCCAGTTCCCCTCTGTCCTGCTGATGCACCAAAGCCACACCCTTGCCCCACTGGTGGGTCTGTGTCCCCCAGGGTCCCTCTGCAAACCAGCTATTTCAGGTAGGTCTGGCTGAAGGGCATTTGGGTCTGGGGTCTGCAAAGGAGCACCAGGACAGCCACTGGAGAACGATCTCCTCCACTAAGCTGTCTTGGGCATTTGCCTAGCAGGTGGGAAGGCTGGACAATCCGGACCACCCCGTGGTCCTCCAAGGTCCTTCTCCTAAGGAAAGGATGATTTGGGAAGGGGAAACCCTGGACACAGTCAGGTCTCTCTGCCGCTCTGACCAGCTGTGGCTTCCAAGGCAGCCACAGGCTGGCCGGGCCCAGACCCCAGGGCTCACAAGGACAAAAGAACCAAAGACAACTTTCGCTGGGCCAGGCCAAGACCCATCTTAATCCAGCAATGGAGaccaaccagatgcttctggggtgctcccaagcaggagatggagatgatCCCCTGCAAGTGGGACTTGGAGGTACCTGCTCCCAGCCTGGAAGTAGTGCTAGGTCTTCAGGGCTGACAGGAAGGCCTGTCCTCCATGAATCCCCCTCTAAAGCCATTCCAGATAGTGGCCCCCACCAGCTCTTGCGGGAATGAACTACACCGACTGTGAGAATCTAAGGCGAGTCCTGTTCCATCAGCACAGGGGCCACCCTAGGCCAGGTGCCTCCAAGGAGCTCCCAAGCAGAAGACGGAGATGTTCTCCGTCGGTGTTTCCATGCAAACATCTGCTCCCAACATGGAGGTGGTGCGAGTCTTCAAGACCTGTCCTGAAAGAAAGAATCTTTCCACCCAAGGTGTGCCCATCGCCACATCTGGTGGCGATCAGTGCCAGAGGTTAACAATGTAGTTGTGTGAACAATGATATGCTCTCTTCTGTTCAGCCTGATCCTACCAGCCTGTAGTTGTCCCTATCCACTTTCTTCAAGCTGTGCCCAAGCCAGCCAAGTGGTCCTTCTTCCCCAGCCAGCGCTACTGCCCGGAAGCCCCACCTGGGCTTCCCCAGGAGGTGAGGCTCTCTCCTTCAAGGAGGCTGGGAACAAAAGGAGGCCACCTGTTAGATTTCCAGACATGACCTGCCTCTCCAGGGGGGTCAGTGGGCTTGGCACTGACTGGGAAATTCAAGATCCTCTTTGGCTTTTGAGTTTCCAAAATTGCACATCAGGAAAAATGAGTTGAaggtcacacatcttaaagctgccaagtttgaaaaacactgctttaacccaTCCTGACAGGGGCCAAGTAGATGCACAACTAGGAAGCCTCTGatagtaacacacacacacacacacacatgtgcgtgCGCGCTTAGACTGGCATTCAGTTCCTTCTGTGTTTGCAGAATCTCCATGGAAAGGCCCAGTAGATTCCACTGGGGATGGATTTGCCCCTTCTTGTTTTCTTCAAACTGCCTCTGGAAGTGCCAGGCCTCTTGATGCAGCAGGTGGGAGTCCTATCAGCTGAAGGGCACAGAGTGAAAATTAATTTCATGGGGTTTTGTTGCTGTAGAAGGAGCCCAGGGTCTTTGCACcgaacagagagacagagagacccCCAAAGACAACAATGAGGTATTTCCCTGTTGCGCAAAGTGACTGCACTGCTTGTATGTGTGCCAGGAGTAATCAGTCTGTGTACACACTCACCCACACATCCACCCACCCATGTGTAGGCAGAGCAAGAAGCCCCACACCGCCATGCAGTCTGGTCACACAACCGGCAGCGAGCGACTCAAACCTCTCCATTGTTAGGGCACTTCCGCCCCGAAAGAGGTGATGGAAATACCAGACAGCTGCAGAGTGTGAAAACATCAGCCCCCCCACCCGCCAGGAGACTCCCCAAGCGAGGCTCTTTGGACACTCCGTCCAAAGGCAGCCTGTCTGGTGTGTACGTGCCCCAAGGCCACGGGACACGGGGGTCCTGGTTCCCCATCCCCATCTCCTCCACACCCTGTCTCGTCTCAGCTGCGTGCCTGCCCTCCTGCATGGCAGCCCAAAGGCCTCTCCCTTCCCCGATGGCACGCCATCATCACATCACCTTTGGTATGCCCATTTGACAGATGCAGGACCAAGGCAGGCTGTCTCCCTGGTCAGTTTGCGCCTTCATGCTGGGCTGAGCAGGCCGGTTGCGGGGAGGGTGAATTCAGCCCCTGTCTACCCACCATGGCCAGCATCTGGGCTAAGTCACTAGTTCTCATGACCCATCCCCTCAGGCAGCTACTTTTCTTGGAGAAGATGAGCACCCAGCCTCTCCCCTTTAATACAACCTGCTGCTTCCCCAGagatcccccccccttttggCCCCCTTGCTGGCAGCTGCCTCAGCAGCAGAAACCAACGCGGTAGAGCTTTCCTGGGCAGGATCTACCCTGGGGAATCTGCCCATAGTGCACGCAGCTGGCCCAGGCACAAACGCCTGGCGACAACCcatcccatcattcccagcacGCAGAAGCCTCCTGGGCGCTGTCTGGGGGAGGAATCCTGTCCCTTCTTTGCGCAGCCCACCCACGCCGGTGTCTTGCGCCGCTGGGCCGGAGCCAAGGCTGGGCGGCCGCTGGGCGCTCATACGTGCCGGGCTGCACTCGCGGAAGCCTTGATCCGGCGACCCGGCGGCCGGCCCGATCGATCCTGGCCGCTTCTCCAAACAGGCCGGCTCGCCTGGCGCCAGCGGGAGTGACAGATCAACCAGGCCGGGCGGAGGCAGGCCGGACCTCTGACCCGCGGCCCCGCTGGACGAACGCGGCGGTCCCCCGGGGGCCGGCCCAGCCACGGGAGCGACTCCTgaccgccgccgcccccgccgcgtCCCGGTCCCGGTCCCGGTGTGCCTGCCCTGCCCTGCGCGCCCCAGGCAGGCGCCCTCCCGAGCCCCGCTGCCCGGCCGTCCCGCTCTGGCCTGGGGGCGCCCTGGACCCTCTGGCCCTCGGTTTCACTGCCTCCTCGCTCGCTGCACCTCCCCAGTGAGCAAGGCGGAGGCAGCACCCCCAGGCCGGCTCTTCTGCAAGAAACGCCTGTGGAACTGCCTTCCGCCCGGTGCCCGCGAGCCCGCGGCACGGAAGAGGAAGGCGCAGCGCTGGTGGCCCCTGAATCAATGAACGAGGCGCCCCCATGCTAGCGCCAGAAGGCTGCTCTGAGCCAGTGCAGCTTTATACCAGAatggcgggggggcggggggcgggggggatggAGAATGGAGTCCCGCTCCAAGCAGGCTGGAAAGCAGGAGGATCCCTCTGGCAATTTCTGTTTACCCATTCTGGGCACCACCAAAACGGTTCCGGTGAGCTGGTTAAAGGCATTCCAgtggagaaggaccaggaggAGCAGAAGGGGCCACAGTGGGACCAGCCAAGCCTTATGCAGCTCTGAAATGTTTGGGCCTGAAGGTTTTGAGCCTGGCACAGGAAGGGACCGGGCACGGTGGGCATCCCACTTCCACATGCTGGAGCTAACAAACCAAGGTGCATGGAAATGCCACAAGGACTCTCTTCACGACCCTCTGTGCAACACCTTCAGCAGCAGAGGTGCCTAGAAAGGCTGCTCCCGAATTAATTATCCATCCAATTTCATTGAGTGTGCATGTGGGCAAGATGTGCGATTGAGCTATTGTCCTGTCCCAGGGTTGAAAACGagtaagttaaaaaaacaaaccaacccttGGCTGAAACCCCAATATTAAAATGCAGACTATGCAGAGCAAAATAAACAAGTCGCCATTGTTTATTCCACATGTCCAGAGGCAGCACATTTACGGGGAGCAGAAGGATCTGCCCTGGAGATCCAGCTAATGTGGGAACCGACACAGCACCAAAGGGGATCTCTCCAGGGAGGGTGCTTTCAATGGGATTAAACCAAGAAAGGCCAGGGTGTGCAGAGGGCAGGATTCTGGACCGGGGTGGCCCAGGCAGCTCTGGGACTCAGCAGCCAGGcattgctttgttgtttattcgtttagtcgcttccgactcttcgtgacttcatggaccagcccacgccagagcttcctgtcggtcgtcaacacccccagctcccccagggacgagtccgtcacctctagaatataggCATTGCTAAGGATGCCCAATTTCTTGGCATTGCTGTGGACACACACAGACCAGATGGAAGAGGGATTACAGGTTGGCTTAAGAGATGCAAGCGTGTGAATCCACATTCTGAGGAACCAGGAACTGCAACCCGGGACCATGAATTCCAACGGGCACTGCCTCTTTCTGGGAATGCAGGTGGGCAAATCTCTGCCCCATCCCGTGAGAAGCCCAAGAGGTGACGGTCTCTGGGCAGGACATATGATAATGGCACGTGGCCAGAAGGCAGATGATCCTGGCTGTTTCATTTCACTGCTACCTTCAGTAGTTCCTATTTCCCTGGACTCAAGATGTCATTCAGAGATACCCTTCCCTTTTTTCCCACAATGACCCTGCAGGGTAGGCTAGGATGTAAGAGGATGGCTAAGGGCAGAGGTGGGCTGGGCCTCCCGTCCTGACCCTCCCCCAAAAGCTGGCAAAAACTTCTCCAAGGACAGGAGGACTTGATCTCCCTGGGCAGGGGTCTCCTGGATGCCCACCTTGACAGGGGCGGGGGGCAAGTGGCCCCCTTGTAGGAAGGAAAGCCCTCCATTCCTCACCTTCCCAGAAGCATAATTCCAGGAGGGGTGGAGATGCCAGGCCTGCTTCTGGCCCCCGACCAGCCCCTTATCGCTGGGGGCAGCTAGGACCAGCCAGTGGAAAAACGCTGTTTCCAGCCAACGCTGTTTCCGGCCCAGCTCAGATTAGGCCCGTCTTCTCACAGGCAGCCTGGGTGACACAACGCTCTTGCACAACCACAGAGATCAACCCCCCAGCactcccctcccatcccaggagGACAGGTGGGAATTCCCTCCAGAGGCTTTCCGCCGCCCTGGAATGTGCCAGCTGGAACTCCTCATCCTTGGTCAACTTACAGGTCTTCCCAGGAAAGATGATGAAATGCCCCAAGGCCCACATTCCTTGGCAGAGCTAGAGCAGCAGGATTTTCTGAGCTAGTTAAGGGGGAGAAAGACTGTTTGGCTTCACTTAAATTCTCTCACAGGGTGGAGAAACCTCGCTCAGTGCTCACTGACCCACTACCCTTTCCAAGGGCACATTAAGAAAAGGGGGGACCAGCTTCTCTGCATGGGACAcagcccctccccctccccaactgcTGGATTAACTTCCCCCCGATAAAGGCTGGGGGTCCTGAGGGCCAAGAAACAGGCAGGGCCAATGCCCCCCGGCTGCAGGCTCAGGACACAACGCAAGCAGGCTTTTGCTGCATTCCCTCGGAGGTGAGCAATTTCGCAGCTGCCCTGGCCGCCAACAGCTACTCAGAGGCACGGATCCAAGGCCCAGGGAAAACAAAGCAGGCCGGGTGTGTTCATCTCCCCAAAGGCCTGCTGGGCTCCAAGCCTGCCAAGGGCTCCCCTCCAGCAGCTCTTCCTGTTGTGGGGCTGCAGCGTCCAGCCCAGCCTCACAGGCCACCATCTCCTGGGCCGAGAGGACCATGGCGGTCCAGGGCACTGCACCGCTTGGCGGTCAGAGAGAAGGGGGCAGCGGCGAAGGACCCTCTTGCCTGGGCAGTGGTTTTTGGAGCAGGAGGGGCTGGCCTGGGAGGCGCACCCACAGGGCAGAGGCTGGGCAGAGGCTCTCACCAGCCAGGCCAGAGGGGGAGATGCCACTCCCTCCGGGCCACGGAAATATTTTCAGTGCCCTCCAGGCATGGTGGGCGACATCACCAccattctccagccagcagtgaGGCCACACACCCCACCCACTCCTGGGGCCCCCCAGCTCCACGCATGGAATCTGGAACCAGGTCTCCATCAAGAAACATACACAGGTTTTTATTCATTCCCCGGGGCTGGGGTCAGAGACACGCGGGCAGCTAAAGGACAcaaagcagcccccccccccgtctctttCTGGGTTGCTCCAGCGCGGCCCTTCTCAGGGTCAGGAATCAAGCAATCCTCAAGCCTTCAGGTCGGCAGCCGGCAGAGCAGGAGCGCGGCTGGTCCCggccaccacctcctcctcctcctcctccccagggCCTGGCCCTGCTGGCACTACTCCGGGGCAGCGCGCAGCACGCGGATGTGGATGGCTGAGTTGTGGCGGGCGCGCGCCAGCGGCTCCTCGCCGTCGCCCTCGGGCTCGGCCGCGTCGGCCAGCTGCACGGTGGAGGTGTTGGCGGCCAGGCGCAGGGCGCCGCTGCCGGCCGCCTCCAGCTGCAGCGCGATGTTGATGGCGCGGTTGATGGCCAGCCCCAGCCCGTGGATGCAGATCTCGGGGCAGCCGCTCCCGGGCGCCAGCAGCTTCTGGCAGCGGCTCAGCTGCGCCCTGAAGTCCGTCTTCATGTTCACGTAGATGTCGCTGCGGCGGCGGGGCAGGCGGCGGGGCAGGCGGCGGCGCAGGGCGCGCTCGGGCTCGCTCGGGGGGCCCGGCTCGGCCATGGCGGGGGCCCTGCGGAGACACAGGCGGAGGGGAGGGGCGCTGGCGGCGCGGGGACCTCCTCCGTCCCTGCCTCGCGCGCGCCGCCGTCTCTCCCTGCAGCaaaagcggcggcggcgggtcGACCCCGGTCCTCCGTCCGCCCGCCCGTGCACGCGCACCGCTTCCGCTCCAGGGGCGCGGGCGCGCACGCAGAGGGAGGCACGGAGGGGTCCCCTCCCTCGCTTCCCCCTCCCCGAGAGACATCGGCTGCGCCTGGCCGGGAGTGATGGGCCATGTAGTGCAACGCCTGGGGAAGGCTGAGCGGCATTATCCCGGCGGCGCCCTACCCTGCAGGGCCGTTGCACGCCGTGGCTCCCTCCCGAAGGGGCTGCGCCAACCCCTCCCTCCGGCGCCCACGGCCGACCCAGGCGCGGCTTCGCTACCTGCGGGCTTCGAAAGGGCCCGGGAATCCCGGCTCCCTCCCCGGATCTCTCCGGCCACCTCACTCGCCGGCTCGCCCTTCCGCCGCAGAAAGGGAGGAGCGCACGTGCTCCGCCGCCAGCGCTGACCCGGAAGCCCGGTCGAAGACGCAGCAAGGGGCCCCTCTGCACTTTCGTCTATCTTCCCGGTCCAGCGCGAGAAGGCGGGTGCGCGTGCGCAGCGGGCTCGGTGGTGCCCCCTGGCGGGGAAAACTCAGCGGTCCCCCATCTTGCCAAAATGTGTAATTTCCGGAAAACGTGGGGGAGCTGTCCCTTCTCCCTCCCTAGTTCAATTGAGTCGATTTAAGTAGGTACATGCCAACGCCTTTAAAGGACTTGAGTTCAAGGCggagtcctcctctttcctcttcccaacaaccctgtgaggtgggatggCCTGGAGGAGCTGTCCCAGCTGGGAAGGATGGGTGCCGCGGTCCCAACACTTCTGGCATTGGTCCCTCTGCTCAAGTGCTCAAAACGCTTCAGAAGGGGGTCCCCACCTGCGTTTTAATTCTAGGTTTAGATCAgcgttttcaaccttggccactttaggatgcgtggacttcaactcccagaattccccagccagggaagaGAAGGCAGGCAGGAGGGGTGGGGTCGGCCCTCTCAGGGGGAGAGTTTGGCACGTGGGCGCAAGGGAGGCGGGCTGAGCAAGAGTGGCCCGGCGTGAGGCCACCGGGAGGGGCTAACATCCTTTAAGATCCCACCCCGACAAAAACaaccttttttcttaaaaaccccacacatttattattttgccagccccccccccaacaaaacgCAACCAGGAGCCGTTTTCGGGACTCGGCCCCCCAATTCATGAAGCCCTCTGGGGAAGCGGGAGCGCCATCCGGGCCACGCGTGAACGCGCAGAAGGCGAAGGGGGCGGCGGGGGTGGCGGGAGGAGGGTCGGAACACAGGGGCGCAGGGAAGCCCCCCTTCCCCCGGTTCCCCTGCATTCTCCCAGTCTTCTCCGGGGGTGCTCTCGGATGCAGCGGGCCTGGCGGGAGGAGAGGGAGGGCAGACCGGGGACTGCAGCGGGAGATGTTCGGTCACCAAGGCGAAGAGGGGCTGCAGCATCCCTGGAGGTGGTAGGACCGGGCAGAGGGGGGGCAGGGCTGCATCTTCAGGGGCATTTCCTCTCCACGCACTGTTTGCCCCCTTCTTCGTACTCCTGTTTGGAAATCCACATCTGCTGAAAGGTGCCCTGGAAAAGGCAATAGACCAGGAtttcacccttggcaacttgaaggtgcgTGGAtttcaatacccagaattctgcgaatcgaagtccacgcatcttcaggttgccagggttgagaaacactgccatagacggTGAGAGGCCGGAGCAGCCGTGCCCATCTCAGCCCCTCCAGCCGCcttaaccgcccccccccccgcgcagCAGCAGCCCCACAGGCTGATGCCCACTTCCTTAGACAATCTCTTCGCAAGACAGGCACAGGCTTCAGCTATCTCCAGACCTCGCCCCTTGTGGATGACCCCGACTCCTACCCTCCTGCCGCCCCCCTC includes:
- the LOC134497260 gene encoding salivary acidic proline-rich phosphoprotein 1/2-like; protein product: MVPATTGPLLLHSSPSTATVGGGWLGWPAGPLQRWIPLPLLRSPSRSPTRWLPQQQRLRQGPRSTLPGRSRAPGRSAQDGARLPWPLASPRLRRGGGEGQRVGGRPPSGARNGARMAWPLPPRRRSGEKKEESSGGGPSPACQSWPCGARQSCVPPTPPIGSTPGPRAAWRPGSCPPPPPPFCPPF
- the POP7 gene encoding ribonuclease P protein subunit p20 — protein: MAEPGPPSEPERALRRRLPRRLPRRRSDIYVNMKTDFRAQLSRCQKLLAPGSGCPEICIHGLGLAINRAINIALQLEAAGSGALRLAANTSTVQLADAAEPEGDGEEPLARARHNSAIHIRVLRAAPE